In Antarcticibacterium arcticum, the genomic stretch ATATACCGGTATCCCAATTTTTCCCCAACTTCTGCAGAAGCATATGCCCGCGTAGCCAGCTCTTTTGATTCATACATCCAATCTTCGAAAGTACCGGCGGCAATTTGTTGCTTTTGAAGATTTGACAATTTCCTGGTGTTAGCGGCAAGCTCTGTATAACTCATTTGATAGGAGTTGATCATATCACTGTCCCAAAGCCTGTGCATATTTGTGCCTTCATTAAACCAGCGTACCTGCAGGTCATTTCCTCCTTTATCTTCTCCCCTTCCCACATGAAATGGCTGATGAAGATCTCCCATAAAATGAACCAGCATTTTAAGATAAAATTCTTTTTCCTCACGGGATGCTTTGGGATCCTGTAATACGGCTTTACATTTTTTTAAAGCCATTAAAATATCCCCCTCCGGATTTGCGGTTGCAGGATTGTACGTGGTCTCTCCCGGCTCCATATTAACATAATGCCAGGTGCCATATTTACGGTATGCGGGAT encodes the following:
- a CDS encoding S1/P1 nuclease; translation: MIKNILFSFVFLFSLISGQAADAEWGQTGHRATGEIAQNHLSKKAKKAIGKLLNGQSLAIVSTYGDDIKSDPAYRKYGTWHYVNMEPGETTYNPATANPEGDILMALKKCKAVLQDPKASREEKEFYLKMLVHFMGDLHQPFHVGRGEDKGGNDLQVRWFNEGTNMHRLWDSDMINSYQMSYTELAANTRKLSNLQKQQIAAGTFEDWMYESKELATRAYASAEVGEKLGYRYMYDWFPVVQDQLQKGGIRLAKVLNEIYK